Proteins encoded in a region of the Trypanosoma brucei gambiense DAL972 chromosome 11, complete sequence genome:
- a CDS encoding paraflagellar rod component, putative, with protein MIEVQLNSFNLLPPEYPRRLVQEEENHRAVAALIELAETAIATAENYSGYVDSRLLPLSSRGFDLRSAASEMCERYKHEAPCGWTEEKVMRFCEQEVTREKIAELLSRQPLDVVAVESILSTLRDSTVEFPRGRFLLLRENLNILKPHQPRDIIRDLSELCGALYEIQFVDLLGKMREELAEFDPPLDAAKKKVQDAIEAHKRAVVGGDVLEVERTHRQLIAARYELVEVCAQRLKAFLSQNLENQEKGFIAELQALERDSLEALQQFTDYHSNQRDVIQEDIKKCSDKLLQEGATHEKCLEEYKVKEREMKDNLYAVISAKQKLVEEIQRKAAELVQLTAKQREIVDEQIKAKKEEERRITTYNEFANMGTQQKQRLLKCLEYCERVLSVVPGIKSYVGEMVKRLPWQKLRDARNEVNDTEAEGFMEAYDPFVECCGELTVKKMHRHDTLSRQSRLVEHNRNSSMESLDPNMNNYRAELEELIEQMKGVTGVINALNATQDAGEQLFLSVEKAILEKYERAATPFVHPLQVHGVKSVEERDRFVNRSMQYVEDEERKVLEKKSVLERMRRAVEGEETAVELAIRDIPVGRA; from the coding sequence ATGATCGAGGTGCAACTTAACAGTTTTAACCTCTTGCCGCCTGAATATCCGAGGAGGCTCGTtcaggaggaggaaaaccaCCGAGCCGTCGCTGCACTCATTGAGCTCGCCGAAACTGCCAttgcaacagcagaaaactACTCTGGGTATGTTGATAGCCGTCTCCTTCCCCTCTCCTCACGGGGGTTTGACCTCCGCAGCGCCGCTTCTGAAATGTGTGAGCGTTACAAGCACGAAGCACCGTGTGGATGGACCGAGGAAAAGGTGATGAGGTTCTGCGAACAAGAGGTGACGAGGGAAAAGATTGCCGAGCTTTTATCGCGACAGCCGCTGGACGTGGTTGCCGTGGAAAGCATCTTGAGTACACTCCGTGACTCGACCGTGGAATTCCCCCGCGGTCGCTTCCTGCTACTTCGCGAGAACCTCAACATCCTCAAGCCACATCAGCCGCGGGATATTATCCGTGACCTCTCCGAGCTTTGCGGTGCTCTGTACGAAATTCAGTTCGTAGATCTCCTCGGGAAGATGCGGGAGGAGCTCGCTGAGTTCGACCCCCCGCTTGATGCAGCCAAAAAGAAGGTACAGGATGCCATTGAGGCGCACAAGCGCGCTGTTGTCGGCGGCGATGTCCTTGAAGTGGAGCGAACACACAGACAGCTTATCGCCGCACGGTACGAACTTGTGGAAGTTTGCGCGCAACGTCTGAAGGCATTCTTGTCCCAAAACTTGGAAAATCAGGAGAAGGGATTCATCGCCGAACTTCAGGCGCTGGAGAGGGACTCACTCGAGGCCCTGCAACAATTCACAGACTACCACAGTAACCAGCGAGACGTCATTCAGGAAGACATAAAAAAATGCTCCGACAAACTTCTCCAAGAGGGCGccacacacgaaaagtgcTTGGAGGAATAtaaggtgaaggaaagggaaatgaaggaTAACCTCTACGCCGTTATCTCGGCCAAGCAAAAGTTGGTAGAAGAAATACAGCGGAAGGCTGCAGAGCTGGTGCAACTGACAGCCAAACAGAGGGAAATTGTTGATGAACAAATcaaggcaaagaaagaagaggagaggcGTATAACGACGTACAACGAGTTCGCCAATATGGGGActcagcagaagcagcggctTCTCAAATGTCTCGAGTACTGCGAGCGGGTATTGTCGGTTGTGCCCGGGATCAAGTCGTACGTTGGTGAGATGGTTAAGCGGCTGCCGTGGCAGAAACTGCGCGACGCGAGGAACGAAGTTAACGATACAGAGGCGGAAGGCTTCATGGAGGCTTACGATCCGTTCGTGGAATGTTGTGGCGAGCTGACGGTTAAGAAAATGCATCGCCACGACACGCTGTCGCGGCAGTCACGACTTGTCGAGCATAACCGCAACTCTTCGATGGAAAGCCTTGACCCCAACATGAATAATTACCGCGCCGAGCTGGAGGAGCTCATAGAGCAGATGAAGGGAGTGACAGGCGTCATTAATGCCCTCAATGCAACACAAGACGCTGGTGAGCAGCTGTTCCTCAGTGTCGAAAAAGCCATCTTGGAGAAGTACGAGCGAGCGGCAACACCGTTCGTACACCCGCTGCAGGTACACGGTGTCAAATCCGTTGAAGAGCGTGACCGGTTCGTTAACCGCTCTATGCAGTATGTGGAAGACGAGGAACGCAAGGTGCTGGAGAAGAAGAGTGTCCTTGAGCGCATGCGCAGGGCagtggagggggaagaaaccGCCGTCGAGTTGGCGATTCGCGACATCCCCGTCGGTCGTGCGTAG
- a CDS encoding T. brucei spp.-specific protein: MRRCCERMMLTTTGIVFPKTPLTNYFPNSTVTEVRRVDHPPSPSKSVCVAPFSSSSFRYKRQHTLFSFTYLFIGSSTHLSAIVVSILGSSAYSYPCPPRIKANGERRQEEYRTCGGGVGGKQVQYRWRSPVAQLYTPPLPLQGSRQLSVKRRQKL, encoded by the coding sequence ATGAGGCGATGCTGCGAACGGATGATGTTGACGACGACTGGCATTGTGTTTCCCAAGACACCACTCACGAACTATTTTCCCAACTCCACAGTAACCGAAGTCCGTCGTGTTGACCACCCTCCTTCCCCATCCAAATCGGTTTGTGTGGCGCCGTTTTCGTCTTCCTCTTTCCGTTACAAAAGGCAGCAtacgcttttttcttttacatatttattcATAGGTTCATCTACACATCTCTCCGCTATTGTGGTGAGTATTTTGGGCAGCTCTGCGTATAGTTACCCTTGTCCTCCCCGCATAAAAGCGAACGGCGAGCGGAGGCAGGAAGAGTATAGGACTtgtggtggcggtgttggcggcAAGCAGGTGCAGTACCGGTGGCGAAGTCCAGTTGCGCAACTCTACACCCCGCCCCTCCCACTGCAAGGGTCAAGACAACTGAGTGTGAAACGACGTCAAAAACTTTAG
- a CDS encoding mitochondrial carrier protein, putative, protein MIDWALTFLPGAAQGMTTVVLGQPLDSAKTRAQACGPLAARSAWKTMLDVAREEGVRSLYRGTGPPLIMSATKRSLQYALWDSIRAERSCNKPPRATHSTPMASHPFRSLHVNELLRSVASWLGESPFRSGACAGAAGTFIGCPFHVIKLRTQYSTRRSTRNAWVCAANIFRSEGIKGYFHGFGYHLLKDTCFAGCYLGFYDINRRWLRAWCTSSTGTESPGIEERLPTEWTFVAGCTASMVTWALLYPLDTVKTIVQARCVGTLAVVELLQRESPLVIYRGLGVSLLRAGPISGVSMVVYEYVKSRTDRWQKEWR, encoded by the coding sequence ATGATTGATTGGGCACTCACGTTTCTGCCTGGTGCAGCGCAAGGTATGACAACTGTTGTTCTGGGTCAGCCTCTTGACAGTGCAAAGACGCGTGCGCAGGCGTGTGGTCCGTTGGCGGCCCGCTCGGCGTGGAAGACCATGTTGGACGTCGCACGCGAGGAAGGTGTGCGAAGTTTGTACCGTGGTACCGGTCCACCGCTTATCATGTCGGCAACGAAGCGTAGCCTGCAATATGCCTTGTGGGATTCGATTCGTGCAGAGAGAAGTTGTAACAAACCGCCGCGAGCGACTCACTCCACCCCCATGGCCTCTCATCCCTTCCGGAGTTTACATGTCAATGAGCTGCTGAGGTCGGTAGCATCGTGGCTGGGAGAGTCACCGTTTCGCTCGGGTGCGTGTGCCGGTGCTGCGGGAACGTTTATTGGCTGTCCCTTCCACGTCATAAAACTTAGGACACAATACTCCACGCGGAGATCAACCAGGAACGCATGGGTGTGTGCTGCGAATATTTTCCGCAGTGAGGGAATCAAGGGTTACTTTCATGGATTCGGTTACCACCTCCTGAAGGATACGTGTTTCGCTGGGTGCTACTTGGGTTTCTATGATATAAACAGGCGGTGGCTCCGTGCTTGGTGTACTTCGAGTACTGGCACCGAGTCGCCCGGAATTGAGGAACGGTTGCCCACTGAGTGGACATTTGTAGCCGGCTGTACGGCGTCTATGGTCACATGGGCACTTCTGTATCCTCTGGACACAGTCAAGACAATTGTACAAGCCCGGTGCGTAGGAACGCTGGCAGTGGTGGAGCTACTACAAAGAGAATCACCACTCGTCATATACCGCGGTCTCGGCGTCTCGCTCCTACGCGCTGGACCCATCAGTGGGGTTTCAATGGTTGTTTATGAGTATGTGAAAAGCCGTACAGATAGGTGGCAGAAGGAATGGAGGTAG